In one window of Azoarcus olearius DNA:
- a CDS encoding DUF4124 domain-containing protein — translation MSPSRLAVLLILLLAAPAASAEVYQWVDQQGRVHYGDRPAPGVPATPREELSVPEPTQADRDAAAERAERARARLQSLPPSPPPEPTGTDGERSAPQAEAEAEAEDDSCAAQHRRYRASQECFAPYVTVTGAVKPEAFQHCENLPQPQCEE, via the coding sequence ATGTCCCCCTCCCGTCTCGCCGTCCTGCTGATCCTGCTGCTTGCCGCGCCGGCCGCGTCCGCCGAGGTCTACCAATGGGTGGATCAGCAGGGCCGCGTGCACTACGGCGACCGCCCCGCCCCCGGCGTGCCGGCCACCCCGCGCGAGGAACTGAGCGTGCCCGAGCCCACCCAGGCAGACCGCGACGCCGCCGCCGAACGCGCGGAACGCGCCCGCGCCCGCCTGCAGTCCCTGCCTCCATCCCCACCCCCCGAGCCCACCGGCACCGACGGCGAGCGAAGCGCGCCGCAAGCCGAAGCCGAAGCCGAAGCCGAGGACGACTCCTGCGCCGCCCAGCATCGCCGCTACCGTGCGAGCCAGGAATGCTTCGCGCCCTATGTCACCGTCACCGGCGCCGTCAAACCCGAAGCCTTCCAGCACTGCGAGAACCTGCCGCAACCGCAGTGCGAGGAGTGA
- the pstS gene encoding phosphate ABC transporter substrate-binding protein PstS → MAIRFLLLLSLAWSACVAAAPDVLRGAGSSAAQPVYAAWAAAYAATHGTVLEYDPAGSGAGIKKLLAAEVDFGASDLVPDAAALQGRDIVVVPTAVTGAVPVINLPGLRGALRLDGATLAEIFAGRIRRWDDAAIRRLNPGLTLPERAIERVVRSDSSGTTWNFADYLAKLSPRWRAEFGVAARFDWGEGVIAAKGSGGVAEAVARTPGAIGYVDYNYVVRHGLQAVTLQNRDGAFVQAGTDGFAAALSASPWPRSGDFTATLTDQPGARSWPITMGTFILVPRHGGGDGVRRALAFFTWAYLHGDELIRSSHFVRLPDRVQAKAFRSLAAVTDANGTPIGFGGLAR, encoded by the coding sequence ATGGCGATCCGTTTCCTGCTGCTGTTGAGCCTTGCCTGGAGTGCCTGCGTCGCGGCCGCCCCCGATGTGCTGCGCGGGGCGGGCTCGTCGGCCGCCCAGCCGGTGTATGCCGCGTGGGCCGCGGCCTACGCCGCCACGCATGGCACGGTGCTGGAATACGACCCCGCGGGCTCCGGCGCCGGCATCAAGAAGCTGCTCGCGGCCGAGGTCGATTTCGGCGCTTCGGACCTGGTGCCCGACGCGGCCGCGCTGCAGGGGCGCGACATCGTGGTGGTGCCCACCGCGGTTACCGGCGCAGTGCCGGTGATCAACCTGCCGGGCCTGCGCGGCGCGCTGCGGCTGGACGGCGCAACGCTGGCGGAGATATTCGCGGGCCGCATCCGGCGCTGGGACGACGCCGCGATTCGCCGTCTCAACCCCGGCCTGACCTTGCCCGAGCGCGCGATCGAGCGTGTGGTCCGCAGCGACAGTTCGGGCACCACCTGGAACTTCGCTGACTACCTCGCCAAGCTCAGCCCGCGCTGGCGTGCCGAATTCGGCGTGGCGGCGCGCTTCGACTGGGGCGAAGGCGTGATTGCGGCCAAGGGCAGCGGTGGCGTGGCCGAAGCGGTGGCGCGCACGCCGGGCGCGATCGGCTATGTGGATTACAACTACGTGGTGCGCCACGGCCTGCAGGCGGTGACGCTGCAGAACCGCGACGGCGCCTTCGTGCAGGCCGGCACCGACGGCTTCGCGGCCGCGCTGTCCGCCAGCCCCTGGCCGCGCAGCGGCGACTTCACCGCCACGCTGACCGACCAGCCCGGCGCCCGCAGCTGGCCGATCACGATGGGCACCTTCATCCTGGTGCCGCGCCACGGCGGCGGAGACGGCGTGCGCCGCGCGCTGGCGTTCTTCACTTGGGCCTACCTCCACGGCGACGAGCTCATCCGCAGCAGCCACTTCGTCCGCCTGCCCGACCGCGTGCAGGCCAAGGCCTTCCGCAGCCTCGCTGCCGTGACGGACGCGAATGGCACGCCGATCGGTTTCGGGGGGTTGGCGCGCTAG
- a CDS encoding c-type cytochrome: MPRPLLPALLILLTLAGCGPVEDTRPGQPVKQRQEAFKSILRSFEPMGVMLRDNKYQADKFASLAGELVAKRDAPWSHFGPDTNYPPTKAKAAVWSEGETFERERLAFVAATDALFAAAQTRDQAQAKAAYEKVYGSCKSCHDRFKEK, translated from the coding sequence ATGCCCCGCCCGCTGCTGCCTGCCTTGTTGATCCTGCTTACGCTTGCCGGCTGTGGTCCGGTGGAAGACACCCGCCCGGGGCAGCCGGTGAAGCAGCGCCAGGAGGCGTTCAAGTCCATCCTGCGCAGCTTCGAGCCGATGGGCGTGATGCTGCGCGACAACAAGTATCAGGCTGACAAGTTTGCTTCGCTCGCCGGCGAACTGGTCGCCAAGCGCGATGCGCCGTGGTCGCACTTCGGGCCCGACACGAATTACCCGCCGACCAAGGCCAAGGCGGCGGTGTGGAGCGAGGGTGAAACCTTCGAGCGCGAACGGCTCGCCTTCGTGGCCGCCACTGATGCGCTGTTCGCCGCCGCCCAGACCCGCGATCAGGCGCAGGCCAAGGCGGCGTACGAGAAGGTCTACGGCAGCTGCAAGAGCTGCCACGACCGCTTCAAGGAAAAGTAA
- a CDS encoding arylamine N-acetyltransferase family protein, which produces MTPPLDLDAYLARIGGLAAAPDTTLTTLNALIAQHVAAIPFENLSPLLGEPVDISPAAVQAKLVAGGRGGYCYEHNRLFADVLRHLGFTVHELGARVVWNQPPGAITPRSHMLLEVDTADGPRLVDVGFGGLTLTSALRLQADIEQITPHEPFRLLRDGDDWTLQARLGEAWKPLYRFDRVRHHACDYIAPNYFLATHPDSVFTANLMLARAGRNQRWTLFNRDYAEYHGDGRTVRRTLADLAELTEVLQRAFGIPPALCATAQPRLARLFDAG; this is translated from the coding sequence ATGACGCCGCCCCTCGACCTCGACGCCTACCTCGCCCGCATCGGCGGCCTCGCCGCAGCGCCCGACACCACGCTGACCACGCTCAATGCGCTGATCGCGCAGCATGTGGCGGCGATTCCCTTCGAAAACCTGTCGCCGCTGCTGGGCGAGCCGGTGGATATCAGCCCCGCCGCCGTGCAGGCCAAGCTGGTGGCGGGCGGGCGCGGCGGCTACTGCTACGAGCACAACCGGCTCTTCGCCGACGTGCTGCGCCATCTCGGCTTCACCGTGCATGAACTCGGCGCGCGCGTGGTGTGGAACCAGCCGCCCGGGGCGATCACGCCGCGCTCGCACATGCTGCTGGAAGTGGATACCGCGGATGGCCCGCGCCTGGTCGATGTGGGCTTCGGCGGCCTGACGCTGACCAGCGCGCTGCGCCTGCAGGCGGATATCGAGCAGATCACGCCGCACGAACCCTTCCGCCTGCTGCGCGATGGCGACGACTGGACGCTGCAGGCCCGTCTGGGCGAGGCCTGGAAGCCGCTCTACCGCTTCGACCGCGTGCGCCACCACGCCTGCGACTACATCGCGCCCAACTACTTCCTCGCCACCCACCCGGATTCGGTCTTCACCGCCAACCTGATGCTGGCCCGCGCCGGCCGCAACCAGCGCTGGACGCTGTTCAACCGCGACTACGCCGAATACCACGGCGACGGCCGCACCGTGCGCCGCACGCTGGCCGACCTGGCGGAGCTGACGGAGGTTTTGCAGCGCGCGTTCGGCATCCCGCCTGCGCTCTGCGCCACAGCGCAGCCGCGGCTCGCGCGCCTGTTCGACGCCGGCTGA
- a CDS encoding EAL domain-containing protein, with translation MSDHPPCAGCSGQPLAFGFSYAYQPIVDLAARQIFAHEALVRGPAGEGAGTVLAQVNADNRYRFDQACRVRAIETAARLGMQSRLSINFLPNAIQRPDLCIRSTLEAARLHGFPLERIIFESVEGERIADARWLAEVFREWQHHGFLTAIDDFGAGYAGLNLLADFQPDLVKLDMGLVRAVHRHPARQAIVRGVARICEELDIPVVAEGVEELDEARCLSDAGIRLMQGFLFCRPLFEGVGEAATLAWPALAPQAGGRQ, from the coding sequence ATGAGCGACCACCCGCCATGTGCCGGCTGCAGCGGCCAGCCGCTGGCGTTCGGATTCAGCTACGCCTACCAGCCGATCGTCGATCTTGCGGCGCGCCAGATCTTTGCCCACGAGGCGCTGGTGCGCGGCCCGGCCGGCGAGGGCGCGGGCACCGTGCTGGCGCAGGTCAATGCCGACAACCGCTACCGCTTCGACCAGGCCTGCCGGGTGCGGGCGATCGAAACCGCGGCGCGGCTGGGCATGCAGTCGCGGCTGTCGATCAACTTCCTGCCCAACGCCATCCAGCGTCCCGACCTGTGCATCCGTTCGACGCTGGAGGCGGCGCGCCTTCACGGCTTTCCGCTGGAGCGCATCATCTTCGAGAGCGTGGAGGGCGAGCGCATCGCCGACGCGCGCTGGTTGGCCGAGGTGTTCCGCGAATGGCAGCACCACGGCTTTCTGACCGCGATCGACGATTTCGGCGCCGGCTACGCCGGCCTCAACCTGCTGGCCGATTTCCAGCCCGACCTGGTCAAGCTCGACATGGGGCTGGTGCGCGCGGTGCACCGTCATCCGGCGCGCCAGGCCATCGTGCGCGGCGTCGCGCGGATCTGCGAGGAACTCGACATCCCGGTGGTGGCCGAGGGCGTGGAGGAACTCGATGAGGCGCGCTGCCTCAGCGACGCCGGCATCCGGTTGATGCAGGGCTTCCTGTTCTGCCGTCCCTTGTTCGAAGGCGTGGGCGAGGCCGCCACGCTCGCGTGGCCCGCGCTTGCGCCGCAGGCCGGAGGACGGCAGTGA
- a CDS encoding DUF4142 domain-containing protein — translation MSATRLTRHALVACAALFATGALAQSSYPPAPTGDKSSERRMDNRLASEDRDFLENASQAGQVEIEGSRLAEEKATSAEVKTFAKQMIEDHTKAHRELVTLATRKGFTLPDEGSIMQRTELTALKAVSGETFDKMYASRIGVNAHEKTLELFREAASKAKDPEIKAYAAKYVPALEKHLGMARTLRDRVGKE, via the coding sequence ATGAGCGCAACCCGACTCACCCGTCACGCCCTCGTCGCCTGTGCCGCGCTGTTCGCCACCGGCGCGCTGGCCCAGAGCAGCTATCCCCCCGCCCCCACCGGCGACAAGAGCAGCGAACGGCGCATGGACAACAGGCTCGCCAGCGAGGACCGCGATTTCCTCGAAAACGCCTCGCAGGCCGGGCAGGTGGAAATCGAGGGCAGCCGGCTGGCCGAGGAAAAGGCCACCAGCGCGGAAGTGAAGACCTTTGCGAAGCAGATGATCGAGGATCACACCAAGGCGCACCGCGAGTTGGTGACGCTGGCCACGCGCAAGGGGTTCACGCTGCCGGACGAGGGCTCGATCATGCAGCGCACCGAGCTGACCGCGTTGAAGGCCGTCAGCGGCGAGACCTTCGACAAGATGTATGCGTCGCGCATCGGTGTGAATGCCCACGAGAAGACGCTGGAGCTGTTCCGCGAGGCCGCCAGCAAGGCGAAGGACCCGGAGATCAAGGCCTACGCCGCCAAGTACGTGCCGGCCCTGGAAAAACACCTGGGCATGGCGCGCACGCTGCGCGATCGCGTGGGCAAGGAATGA
- a CDS encoding sensor domain-containing diguanylate cyclase translates to MSSQREKLLEAAVAQSFNAVVITDARLDGGGPHIVYVNRAFCEMTGYAAEDLIGQSPRILQGPDTDPEVIDRLRTALRSGSFFEGATVNYRRDGSAYDVEWNISPVRDDGGELSHFVSVQHNISDKMRMRRERDLLAQALNVASDPIIVTDRGGAIVFVNQAFERLTGYPADEMLGRTPAVLRSGAHDAAFYSGLYAALARGRPFRATFTNRRKDGSLFHAEQSIAPLCDGEGEVTHFVSVSKDLTERIERERALQEIASRDPLTGLYNRRAGEQALELQVQAAHAEGTALSLIIGDIDHFKSINDRHGHPAGDRVLAGVGEALRGAVRSRDLAVRWGGEEFVVLVPECGAARALELAERLRSSVAGLQFPAVGRVTMSLGLATLVAGETAAGLVMRADRALYRAKHGGRDRVETAAALD, encoded by the coding sequence GTGAGCAGCCAGCGCGAGAAACTGCTCGAAGCCGCGGTTGCACAGTCGTTCAACGCGGTCGTGATCACCGACGCCCGCCTGGATGGCGGCGGCCCCCACATCGTCTATGTGAATCGCGCCTTCTGCGAGATGACCGGCTATGCGGCGGAGGACCTGATCGGCCAGTCGCCGCGCATCCTGCAGGGACCGGACACCGACCCCGAGGTGATCGACCGCCTGCGCACGGCGCTGCGCAGCGGCAGCTTCTTCGAGGGCGCGACGGTGAATTACCGGCGCGACGGTTCGGCCTACGACGTGGAGTGGAACATCTCGCCGGTGCGTGACGACGGCGGTGAGCTGAGCCACTTCGTCTCGGTGCAGCACAACATCAGCGACAAGATGCGGATGCGGCGCGAGCGCGACCTGCTCGCGCAGGCGCTCAACGTCGCAAGCGATCCGATCATCGTCACCGACCGCGGCGGCGCCATCGTCTTCGTCAATCAGGCGTTCGAGCGCCTGACCGGCTACCCCGCCGACGAGATGCTCGGCCGCACGCCCGCAGTGCTGCGCTCGGGCGCGCACGACGCGGCCTTCTACAGCGGGCTGTATGCCGCCCTCGCGCGCGGACGGCCGTTCCGCGCCACCTTCACCAACCGGCGCAAGGACGGCTCGCTGTTCCATGCCGAGCAGAGCATCGCCCCGCTGTGCGACGGCGAAGGCGAGGTCACCCATTTCGTCAGCGTCAGCAAGGACCTCACCGAGCGCATCGAGCGCGAGCGCGCGCTGCAGGAGATCGCCAGCCGCGATCCGCTCACCGGGCTCTACAACCGCCGCGCCGGCGAACAGGCGCTGGAACTCCAGGTGCAGGCCGCCCATGCGGAGGGCACGGCGCTCAGCCTCATCATCGGTGACATCGACCACTTCAAGTCGATCAACGACCGTCACGGCCATCCGGCGGGCGACCGTGTGCTGGCCGGCGTGGGCGAGGCGCTGCGGGGCGCGGTGCGGTCGCGCGATCTGGCGGTGCGCTGGGGCGGGGAGGAATTCGTGGTGCTGGTGCCCGAGTGTGGCGCGGCGCGCGCGCTGGAACTGGCGGAGCGACTGCGCAGCAGCGTGGCGGGCTTGCAGTTTCCCGCCGTCGGCCGGGTGACGATGTCGCTCGGGCTGGCCACGCTGGTCGCGGGCGAAACCGCGGCGGGCCTGGTGATGCGCGCCGACCGCGCGCTGTACCGCGCCAAGCACGGCGGGCGCGACCGGGTGGAGACCGCAGCCGCGCTGGATTGA
- a CDS encoding Na+/H+ antiporter — MQSIEVVLAMLLAVVASGYLVRVVPVSLPLPLVQIALGAGIAAISGHGVRLDPEIFFLLFLPPLLFLDGWRIPKVGLFRDKGTILELAFGLVVFTVLGAGLLIHWMIPAMPLAVAFALAAIVSPTDPVAVSSIAARVPIPKRLMHILEGESLLNDASGLVCFRFAVAAVMTGGFSLAAASLTFLWVAFAGLAVGVIVTWGISLAQRWLSRHLGEEAGSPILVNLLIPFGAYLVAEHLDASGILAAVAAGVTMSYVELSGRALATTRVQRAAVWDTVQFSLNGIMFVLLGEQLPGIVQRAAAAVEDSGHVSRWWLLVYALAISAILAALRFAWVWVSLRVTLFKAREAGEPLQRPDWRIVAAVSLAGVRGAITLAGVLTLPLLLPDGRDFPARDLVIFLAAAVILVSLLLASVGLPRLLRGLALPDEPAERREEDRARREAAAAAIAAIEKARHALSEPGAADADLYTNAAVRVMANYQRRLADSAMPGSVAADRLRAADRAEMALWLAALQAEREAIFRLARDYELSDETSRKLVRQIDLMEARYR, encoded by the coding sequence ATGCAATCGATCGAAGTGGTGCTGGCAATGCTGCTGGCAGTGGTAGCCAGCGGCTATCTGGTGCGGGTGGTGCCGGTGTCGCTGCCGCTGCCGCTGGTGCAGATCGCCCTCGGCGCCGGCATCGCCGCCATCTCCGGCCACGGCGTGCGGCTGGACCCGGAAATCTTCTTCCTGCTGTTCCTGCCGCCGCTGCTGTTCCTGGATGGCTGGCGCATTCCCAAGGTCGGCCTGTTCCGCGACAAGGGCACCATCCTCGAACTCGCCTTCGGGCTGGTGGTGTTCACCGTGCTCGGCGCCGGGCTGCTGATCCACTGGATGATTCCGGCGATGCCGCTGGCGGTGGCCTTCGCGCTTGCCGCCATCGTCTCGCCCACCGACCCCGTGGCGGTGTCGTCGATTGCCGCGCGGGTGCCGATTCCGAAGCGGCTGATGCACATCCTGGAAGGCGAATCCCTGCTCAACGACGCCTCCGGCCTGGTGTGCTTCCGCTTTGCGGTGGCCGCGGTGATGACCGGCGGCTTCTCGCTCGCGGCGGCCTCGCTCACCTTCCTGTGGGTGGCGTTTGCGGGGCTGGCGGTGGGCGTCATCGTCACCTGGGGCATCAGCCTCGCGCAGCGCTGGCTGTCGCGCCACCTGGGCGAGGAGGCCGGCTCGCCGATCCTGGTCAATCTGCTGATTCCTTTCGGCGCCTACCTGGTGGCGGAACACCTGGACGCCTCCGGCATCCTCGCCGCGGTGGCCGCCGGGGTGACGATGAGCTACGTCGAACTCAGCGGCCGCGCGCTTGCCACCACCCGTGTGCAGCGCGCCGCGGTGTGGGACACGGTGCAGTTCTCGCTCAACGGCATCATGTTCGTGCTGCTGGGCGAACAACTGCCGGGCATCGTGCAGCGCGCGGCCGCGGCGGTGGAAGACAGCGGCCATGTTTCGCGCTGGTGGCTGCTGGTGTATGCGCTGGCGATCAGCGCCATCCTCGCCGCGCTGCGTTTCGCCTGGGTGTGGGTGTCGCTGCGGGTCACCTTGTTCAAGGCGCGCGAAGCGGGCGAGCCGCTGCAGCGTCCGGACTGGCGCATCGTCGCCGCGGTGTCGCTCGCCGGGGTGCGTGGCGCGATCACGCTGGCCGGCGTGCTGACCTTGCCGCTGCTGCTGCCCGACGGGCGCGATTTCCCCGCGCGTGATCTGGTGATCTTCCTCGCCGCGGCGGTCATCCTGGTGTCGCTGCTGCTCGCCAGCGTGGGCCTGCCGCGCCTGCTGCGCGGGCTGGCGCTGCCGGACGAACCTGCCGAACGGCGGGAGGAAGACCGCGCCCGGCGCGAGGCCGCGGCGGCCGCGATCGCCGCGATCGAGAAGGCGCGCCACGCATTGTCGGAACCCGGCGCCGCCGACGCCGATCTCTATACCAATGCCGCCGTGCGCGTGATGGCCAACTACCAGCGCCGGCTGGCCGACAGCGCCATGCCCGGCAGCGTCGCCGCAGACCGCCTGCGGGCGGCGGACCGCGCCGAGATGGCGCTGTGGCTGGCGGCGCTGCAGGCCGAGCGCGAAGCCATCTTCCGCCTCGCGCGCGACTACGAACTGTCGGACGAGACCTCGCGCAAGCTGGTGCGCCAGATCGATCTGATGGAAGCGCGCTACCGCTGA
- a CDS encoding ATP-dependent helicase, which produces MNSPAPAACAPAPAYLDRLNAAQREAVEYGVRGNAGRDIPGPLLVIAGAGSGKTNTLAHRVAHLIANGADPGRILLLTFSRRAADEMGRRVQRILAQVAVDTPWLAQATLQWSGTFHGIGARLLREYAGRIGLDPAFTIHDREDSADLMNLARHEAGLSTRNKRFPLKGTCLAIYSAAVNTRAPLAEVLQTTFPWCAEWEAELKTLFRAYVQAKQAQQVLDYDDLLLYWAHMVAEPALGAEIGGLFQHVLVDEYQDTNHLQAEILLAMKPDGRGLTVVGDDAQSIYAFRGATIRNILDFPARFEPPAHRVTLEQNYRSTRPILDAANAVIAQAAERYSKDLWSLRESTARPQLVSVRDDADQSAFVVERVLARREQGIKLKQQAVLFRAASHSARLEMELTRRNIPFVKFGGLKFLEAAHVKDMLAVLRWVENLRDRVSGFRVVQLLAGIGPKTAGKVLDHVVAAPEGCELLAEQPVPEAARADWQAFSTLIEHLRRPDAPWPASFELACRWYEGQMPRLYDDAVVRQGDIQQLGRIAATYPSRQRFLTELTLDPPSATSDEAGVPLLDEDYLILSTMHSAKGQEWNSVSVLNVVDGCVPSDIATRSSAEIEEERRLLYVAMTRAKDHLELLVPQRFYVSQQQGMGDRHVYAGRTRFIPNRLLPQFEQVSWPEPPPEFRGTPQSRQAALDLAAKMRGMWD; this is translated from the coding sequence ATGAACAGCCCCGCTCCTGCCGCCTGCGCGCCGGCCCCCGCCTATCTCGACCGTCTCAATGCCGCGCAGCGCGAGGCGGTGGAATATGGTGTGCGCGGCAACGCCGGGCGCGACATCCCCGGCCCGCTGCTGGTCATCGCCGGCGCCGGCTCGGGCAAGACCAACACGCTCGCGCACCGTGTCGCCCACCTGATCGCCAACGGCGCCGATCCCGGCCGCATCCTGCTGCTCACCTTCTCGCGCCGCGCGGCCGACGAAATGGGCCGGCGGGTACAGCGCATCCTCGCCCAGGTGGCGGTCGATACCCCCTGGCTGGCGCAGGCCACGCTGCAGTGGTCCGGCACCTTCCACGGCATCGGCGCGCGGCTGCTGCGCGAATACGCCGGCCGCATCGGCCTGGACCCCGCCTTCACCATCCACGACCGCGAGGATTCCGCCGACCTGATGAACCTCGCGCGCCACGAGGCCGGGCTGTCCACCCGCAACAAGCGCTTTCCGCTCAAGGGCACCTGCCTGGCGATCTACTCGGCGGCGGTGAACACGCGCGCGCCGCTGGCCGAGGTGCTGCAGACCACCTTCCCGTGGTGCGCCGAATGGGAAGCCGAGCTGAAGACGCTGTTCCGCGCCTATGTGCAGGCCAAGCAGGCGCAGCAGGTGCTGGATTACGACGACCTGCTGCTGTACTGGGCGCACATGGTGGCGGAGCCGGCGCTGGGGGCGGAGATCGGCGGCCTCTTCCAGCATGTGCTGGTCGACGAATACCAGGACACCAACCACCTGCAGGCCGAGATCCTGCTGGCGATGAAGCCGGACGGCCGCGGCCTCACCGTGGTGGGCGACGACGCCCAGTCGATCTACGCCTTCCGCGGCGCCACCATCCGCAACATCCTGGATTTTCCCGCCCGCTTCGAACCACCCGCGCACCGGGTGACGCTGGAGCAGAACTACCGCTCGACGCGGCCCATCCTCGACGCCGCCAACGCGGTGATCGCGCAGGCCGCCGAGCGCTACAGCAAGGACCTGTGGTCGCTGCGCGAATCCACCGCGCGCCCTCAATTGGTGTCGGTGCGCGACGACGCCGACCAGTCCGCCTTCGTGGTGGAACGCGTGCTGGCCCGCCGCGAGCAGGGCATCAAGCTCAAGCAGCAGGCGGTGCTGTTCCGCGCCGCCAGCCACAGCGCGCGGCTGGAGATGGAGCTGACCCGGCGCAACATTCCGTTCGTGAAGTTCGGCGGACTCAAGTTCCTCGAGGCCGCGCATGTGAAGGACATGCTGGCGGTGCTGCGCTGGGTGGAAAACCTGCGCGACCGGGTGTCCGGCTTCCGCGTGGTGCAACTGCTCGCCGGCATTGGCCCCAAGACCGCCGGCAAGGTGCTGGACCACGTGGTTGCGGCGCCGGAAGGCTGCGAACTGCTCGCCGAGCAGCCGGTGCCGGAAGCCGCACGCGCCGACTGGCAGGCATTTTCCACGCTGATCGAACACCTGCGCCGGCCCGATGCGCCGTGGCCGGCGAGCTTCGAACTCGCCTGCCGCTGGTACGAGGGCCAGATGCCGCGGCTATACGACGACGCGGTGGTGCGCCAGGGCGACATCCAGCAGCTCGGCCGCATCGCCGCCACCTACCCGAGCCGCCAGCGCTTCCTCACCGAACTCACGCTCGATCCACCCAGCGCCACCAGCGACGAGGCCGGCGTGCCGCTGCTCGACGAGGACTATCTGATCCTGTCGACCATGCATTCGGCCAAGGGCCAGGAATGGAATTCGGTGAGCGTGCTCAACGTGGTGGACGGCTGCGTGCCCTCCGACATCGCCACCCGCAGCAGCGCGGAAATCGAGGAAGAACGCCGCCTGCTCTACGTGGCGATGACGCGCGCCAAGGACCATCTGGAGCTGCTGGTGCCGCAGCGCTTCTACGTGTCGCAGCAGCAGGGCATGGGCGACCGCCATGTGTACGCCGGCCGCACCCGCTTCATCCCCAACCGGCTGCTGCCGCAGTTCGAACAGGTGTCGTGGCCGGAGCCGCCGCCGGAATTCCGCGGCACGCCACAGTCGCGTCAGGCCGCGCTGGATCTGGCGGCGAAGATGCGCGGCATGTGGGATTAA
- the parA gene encoding ParA family partition ATPase, producing the protein MGGTRIVALLSQKGGSGKTTVAMQLAAGLALAGYRVVVADLDPQESASRWADAAAAEAPFPAPVMRLRGSAEDMRQALRAAANRADFVVFDCPPSIDHPHTGSALALCDLALVPVVPSPTDLWATRGMEKLILNQMATRTPLRAALLPNRVMRTALAADVLEVLGDFSLPVLDAALTQRSAYAQSAVQGASVYELGRSAQPAQAEVDRLVAAVLNQFEES; encoded by the coding sequence ATGGGCGGCACAAGGATCGTTGCACTGCTCTCGCAGAAGGGCGGGTCGGGAAAGACCACGGTGGCGATGCAGCTTGCCGCCGGGCTGGCGCTGGCGGGCTACCGGGTGGTGGTCGCGGATCTCGATCCGCAGGAAAGCGCCTCGCGCTGGGCGGACGCCGCGGCCGCCGAGGCGCCGTTTCCCGCGCCGGTGATGCGGCTGCGCGGCAGCGCGGAGGACATGCGGCAGGCGCTGCGGGCTGCCGCCAACCGGGCGGATTTCGTCGTCTTCGACTGCCCGCCGTCGATCGACCATCCCCACACCGGCAGTGCGCTGGCGCTGTGCGACCTGGCGCTGGTGCCGGTGGTGCCCAGCCCCACCGACCTGTGGGCGACGCGCGGCATGGAAAAGCTGATCCTCAACCAGATGGCCACCCGCACGCCGCTGCGTGCCGCGCTGCTGCCCAACCGCGTGATGCGCACCGCGCTCGCGGCCGACGTGCTCGAAGTGCTGGGCGATTTTTCCCTGCCGGTGCTCGATGCCGCGCTGACACAGCGCAGCGCCTATGCGCAAAGCGCGGTGCAGGGGGCCTCCGTCTATGAACTCGGCCGCAGCGCGCAGCCCGCGCAGGCAGAAGTCGATCGGCTCGTCGCCGCCGTTCTCAACCAATTCGAGGAGTCGTAA